A section of the Deinococcus taeanensis genome encodes:
- a CDS encoding GreA/GreB family elongation factor: protein MAEQIPMTADGYQRLEESLARERDRREAAIEQIAALRDEESNLEDRNLELAQIDLQTMEARVLELEDVLARAVIVEAPEGEERVQLGSVVMLADEEHGRELRVQLVSAVEIDATADGPTQVSDDSPVGQAIKGRQAGDSVDVELADRTTRYVIRSIGAR, encoded by the coding sequence ATGGCAGAACAGATTCCCATGACGGCCGACGGCTACCAGCGTCTGGAAGAAAGCCTGGCCCGCGAACGTGACCGGCGCGAGGCCGCCATTGAGCAGATCGCGGCCCTCAGAGATGAGGAGAGCAATCTTGAGGACCGCAACCTCGAACTGGCGCAGATTGACCTGCAGACCATGGAAGCGCGCGTACTGGAACTTGAGGACGTGCTGGCCCGCGCCGTGATCGTGGAAGCCCCCGAAGGGGAGGAACGCGTGCAGCTCGGCTCGGTGGTCATGCTTGCCGACGAGGAGCATGGCCGCGAGCTGCGCGTGCAGCTCGTCAGTGCTGTGGAGATCGACGCCACGGCCGACGGTCCCACCCAGGTGAGTGACGACAGCCCGGTCGGGCAGGCCATCAAGGGCCGGCAGGCCGGGGACAGCGTGGACGTTGAACTGGCGGACCGCACCACCCGGTACGTAATCCGCAGCATCGGCGCCCGGTAA
- a CDS encoding ABC transporter ATP-binding protein has product MPRVTSLPALDARALTQAFGPLTVLHGVSLNVMPGEVVAVTGPSGSGKSTLLHLLGGLDTPQSGEVWWAGERVDTLGTQVRAERRAAQVGLVFQHHYLLEDLNVLDNVLVPCRLSGRGDAAHARTLLAQVGLAGREETFPGVLSGGERQRVAVARALAARPAVVLADEPTGSLDRANAQAVAELLVNLARQEGAGVLLVTHDDRLTRYADRSLHLLDGRFTDEAPDFR; this is encoded by the coding sequence ATGCCCCGCGTGACCTCCCTTCCCGCGCTGGATGCCCGGGCCCTGACGCAGGCGTTCGGGCCGCTGACCGTGCTGCACGGCGTCTCCCTGAATGTCATGCCGGGCGAGGTGGTGGCCGTGACCGGCCCGTCCGGCAGCGGAAAAAGTACCCTGCTGCACCTGCTGGGTGGCCTGGACACCCCACAGTCCGGTGAGGTGTGGTGGGCGGGCGAGCGGGTGGACACGCTGGGCACGCAGGTGCGGGCGGAGCGCCGCGCCGCGCAGGTGGGCCTGGTGTTTCAGCATCACTACCTGCTGGAAGACCTGAACGTGCTGGACAACGTGCTCGTGCCCTGCCGGCTGTCCGGCCGGGGCGACGCGGCGCACGCCAGGACGCTGCTCGCCCAGGTGGGCCTGGCCGGACGCGAGGAGACGTTCCCGGGCGTCCTGAGCGGCGGGGAGCGGCAGCGGGTGGCGGTGGCCCGCGCCCTGGCGGCGCGGCCGGCCGTGGTGCTGGCCGACGAACCCACCGGAAGTCTGGACCGCGCCAACGCGCAGGCTGTCGCGGAACTCCTCGTGAACCTCGCGCGGCAGGAGGGAGCGGGCGTGCTGCTCGTTACGCACGATGATCGCCTGACCCGCTACGCCGACCGCAGCCTGCACCTCCTGGACGGCCGCTTCACCGACGAGGCCCCGGACTTCCGCTAG
- the aspS gene encoding aspartate--tRNA(Asn) ligase — MTTQAQSPTPPSAQPALPRTLTRDLKQFDGQTVRLQGFVHARRDLGGVQFIVLRDVSGVTQCVGSGLNLPLAESSVEVTGKVKAHPKAPGGFEVQVESFRVISAAVEPAPVEIPKMEWNVNPETMLDYRVVTVRGLKERAALKVQAELVAAFRDHLITEGFTEISTPKIVSAGAEGGANLFPIDYFGHPAYLAQSPQLYKQIMVGVFERVFEVAPVYRAEEHATSRHLNEYLSLDIEMGFIEDEEDVMDLENRVLSAIMTRLRARAQAEFDLLGATIPDVPAHIPRITLMDARALVTEKYGHAVGGKDLDPEAERLLCQHYAETQGSDFVFVTKYPRAARPFYAHPDVNEDGTPSTEITRGFDLLFRGIEITSGGQRIHDHAMLMDSIAAYKLKPETLEGYTEVFKYGMPPHGGFAIGAERLTAKLLGISNVRYARAFPRDRHRLTP, encoded by the coding sequence ATGACCACCCAAGCGCAGTCCCCGACGCCCCCCAGCGCCCAGCCCGCCCTGCCCCGCACCCTCACCCGTGACCTGAAGCAGTTCGACGGTCAGACCGTTCGCCTGCAGGGGTTCGTGCATGCCCGGCGTGACCTGGGCGGCGTGCAGTTCATCGTGCTGCGCGACGTGAGCGGCGTCACGCAGTGCGTCGGCAGCGGCCTGAATCTGCCCCTGGCGGAAAGCAGCGTCGAGGTCACCGGGAAGGTCAAGGCGCATCCCAAGGCGCCCGGCGGGTTTGAGGTGCAGGTCGAGTCGTTCCGCGTGATCTCGGCGGCGGTGGAGCCCGCCCCTGTCGAGATTCCCAAGATGGAATGGAACGTGAACCCGGAAACCATGCTGGACTACCGCGTGGTCACGGTGCGCGGCCTGAAGGAACGCGCCGCGCTGAAGGTTCAGGCGGAACTGGTGGCCGCGTTCCGTGACCACCTGATCACCGAGGGCTTCACGGAAATCAGCACCCCGAAAATCGTGTCTGCCGGCGCGGAGGGCGGCGCGAACCTGTTTCCCATCGACTACTTCGGTCACCCCGCCTACCTCGCGCAGAGCCCGCAGCTGTACAAGCAGATCATGGTGGGCGTGTTTGAACGCGTCTTTGAGGTGGCGCCCGTGTACCGCGCCGAGGAGCACGCCACCAGCCGTCACCTGAACGAGTACCTGTCACTGGACATCGAGATGGGCTTCATCGAGGATGAGGAGGACGTCATGGACCTCGAGAACCGCGTGCTCTCGGCCATCATGACCCGGCTGCGCGCGCGGGCCCAGGCGGAATTCGACCTGCTGGGCGCCACCATCCCCGACGTGCCTGCCCACATTCCCCGCATCACCCTCATGGACGCCCGCGCCCTCGTGACCGAGAAGTACGGGCACGCGGTGGGTGGCAAGGACCTGGACCCCGAAGCGGAACGCCTGCTGTGCCAGCACTACGCCGAAACGCAGGGCAGCGACTTCGTGTTCGTCACGAAGTACCCCCGCGCCGCGCGGCCCTTCTACGCGCATCCGGACGTGAACGAGGACGGGACGCCCAGCACCGAGATCACGCGCGGCTTCGACCTGCTGTTCCGCGGCATCGAGATCACGTCCGGCGGGCAGCGCATTCACGACCACGCCATGCTGATGGACTCCATTGCCGCCTACAAGCTCAAACCCGAGACCCTTGAGGGCTACACCGAGGTCTTCAAGTACGGAATGCCGCCTCATGGCGGGTTCGCGATCGGTGCCGAACGCCTCACCGCGAAACTGCTGGGCATCAGCAACGTCCGCTACGCGCGCGCCTTCCCCCGCGACCGTCACCGCCTCACCCCCTGA
- a CDS encoding alpha/beta hydrolase family protein — MTDRGRGNNEQGLQEEFAQFSVGGQRVYGMLHRPPGASGAHGHPSVILLHGFTGSRTSDHRIFPLFSRLLAGRGVASLRFDFRGSGESQGDFSEMTVSREVEDTAAAFEYMRRQPDLDPERVMLLGFSMGGLVAALAAPQVRPHRLALWAPALPDLWLPMLRGGFLPATITDHGGWPLGREFLQEVTRTRPLDAAAGWGGEARVFHGDADRTCPPEWGVRYAQALHCDAVAIPGAGHTFDSLEQTELLFRETARFLTGQ, encoded by the coding sequence ATGACGGACCGCGGCCGGGGCAACAACGAACAGGGTCTTCAGGAGGAATTCGCGCAGTTCAGCGTGGGCGGACAGCGGGTGTACGGCATGCTGCACCGCCCGCCCGGCGCGTCCGGCGCGCACGGGCACCCCAGCGTGATACTCCTGCACGGCTTTACCGGGAGCCGCACCAGCGACCACCGCATCTTCCCGCTGTTCTCGCGGCTGCTTGCGGGGCGGGGCGTCGCCAGTCTCCGCTTTGACTTTCGCGGCAGCGGCGAAAGCCAGGGGGACTTCAGCGAGATGACGGTGTCCCGCGAGGTCGAGGACACCGCGGCTGCCTTCGAGTACATGCGCCGCCAGCCGGACCTGGACCCCGAACGGGTGATGCTGCTGGGCTTCAGCATGGGCGGCCTCGTGGCGGCGCTCGCCGCGCCGCAGGTCCGCCCGCACCGGCTCGCGCTGTGGGCGCCGGCCCTGCCGGACCTGTGGCTGCCCATGCTGCGCGGCGGATTCCTGCCCGCCACCATCACCGATCACGGCGGGTGGCCGCTGGGCCGCGAGTTTCTTCAGGAGGTCACCCGGACCCGGCCGCTGGACGCCGCCGCCGGCTGGGGAGGCGAGGCGCGGGTGTTTCACGGAGACGCCGACCGGACCTGCCCGCCCGAGTGGGGGGTGCGGTACGCGCAGGCCCTCCACTGCGACGCAGTTGCCATCCCTGGCGCGGGGCACACCTTCGACTCGCTGGAGCAGACGGAGCTGCTGTTCCGCGAAACTGCCCGGTTCCTGACGGGTCAGTAG
- a CDS encoding chromate transporter produces MSAPSSPLTTTAPPAPPPQPPTPASLLRLFMGVALVGIGGGLPAHTRRALNTRGWMTDAEFAEAFTLAQLTPGPNAVNLAAMIGARLSGQAGALLAVVGILTPGLIVMLAVTAFTLGVPGGLPGPLQSALRGAAAAALGVMLTAALPVLKVTAGIRGGPVLAGATFLALAWLHLDLLLVLAGVLTVGLVVHRPRSGE; encoded by the coding sequence ATGAGCGCGCCCTCCTCACCCCTGACCACCACCGCGCCGCCCGCTCCACCCCCCCAGCCGCCCACCCCGGCCAGCCTGCTGCGCCTGTTCATGGGGGTGGCCCTGGTGGGCATCGGCGGGGGCCTGCCCGCCCACACCCGCCGCGCCCTGAACACCCGCGGCTGGATGACCGACGCGGAATTCGCCGAGGCGTTTACGCTTGCGCAGCTCACACCCGGCCCGAACGCGGTGAATCTCGCCGCGATGATCGGCGCCCGCCTGAGCGGCCAGGCGGGCGCCCTGCTGGCCGTGGTGGGCATCCTCACCCCCGGCCTGATCGTCATGTTGGCCGTCACGGCCTTCACGCTGGGCGTTCCCGGCGGACTCCCCGGGCCTCTGCAGAGCGCACTGCGCGGCGCCGCCGCTGCCGCCCTGGGGGTCATGCTCACCGCTGCCCTGCCCGTGCTGAAAGTCACGGCCGGCATCCGCGGCGGACCGGTTCTGGCGGGCGCCACCTTCCTCGCGCTGGCGTGGCTGCATCTGGACCTGCTGCTCGTCCTGGCGGGGGTGCTCACGGTCGGGCTGGTCGTGCACCGTCCCCGGAGCGGCGAATGA
- a CDS encoding MBL fold metallo-hydrolase encodes MQRLGDVIVLNLTVSLMGGPGLIHPVALVGPDHTLTLVDTGTPGQLDGLIAELGEAGYALGQVRRVVVTHHDLDHIGSLEDVVRATNAEVYALDTEVPFITGERRAQKLPPPEQAQSMLADPDLSPTMRAMLTREPVRVPVQRPLRDGDLLPGGVRVVATPGHTPGHLSLYVPAGHVLISGDALTSRDGTLHGPMERATPDMPTALASVRTLAELDVQTIVTYHGGVVSQDAGAQLRALAAQST; translated from the coding sequence ATGCAGCGCCTAGGTGACGTGATCGTCCTGAACCTCACCGTGTCCCTCATGGGTGGCCCGGGTCTGATTCACCCGGTTGCTCTTGTCGGCCCGGACCACACCCTGACCCTGGTGGACACCGGCACGCCCGGACAGCTGGACGGCCTCATCGCGGAACTTGGAGAGGCCGGGTACGCACTCGGGCAGGTCCGGCGCGTGGTCGTCACCCACCATGACCTCGACCACATCGGCAGCCTGGAAGACGTCGTGCGCGCCACAAACGCCGAAGTGTACGCCCTGGACACCGAGGTGCCCTTCATCACCGGCGAGCGCCGCGCGCAGAAACTCCCCCCGCCTGAGCAGGCCCAGAGCATGCTGGCCGACCCGGACCTGAGCCCGACCATGCGCGCCATGCTCACGCGCGAACCCGTCCGTGTCCCGGTGCAGCGTCCCCTGCGGGACGGCGACCTGCTTCCCGGGGGTGTGCGCGTCGTCGCCACGCCCGGCCACACGCCCGGCCACCTCAGCCTGTACGTCCCGGCCGGGCACGTTCTTATCAGCGGTGACGCCCTGACCTCCCGTGACGGCACGCTGCACGGCCCCATGGAGCGCGCCACGCCGGACATGCCCACCGCCCTGGCGTCGGTGCGCACCCTGGCCGAACTGGACGTCCAGACCATCGTCACGTATCACGGCGGCGTGGTCAGCCAGGACGCCGGCGCCCAGCTCCGCGCGCTGGCCGCCCAGTCCACCTGA
- a CDS encoding MaoC family dehydratase: MNEDLNRPQGRYLEELQPGAVIRHRVTRTLTEADNVFFTTLTMNPQPLHLDHEYAAHTEFGRPLVNSLLTLSLLVGLSVHELTLGTLVANLGLTDVVFPHPVFHGDTIRAESEVLEVRDSRSRPDAGIVTVEHRALNQRNEVVARCKRTALMQKRPA; this comes from the coding sequence ATGAACGAGGATCTGAACCGCCCGCAGGGCCGCTACCTGGAAGAACTCCAGCCCGGCGCCGTCATCCGCCACCGGGTGACGCGCACACTGACCGAGGCGGACAACGTGTTCTTCACGACGCTCACCATGAATCCCCAGCCGCTGCATCTGGATCATGAGTACGCGGCGCACACGGAGTTCGGCCGGCCCCTGGTGAACAGCCTGCTGACCCTGAGCCTCCTGGTGGGCCTCAGTGTGCACGAGCTGACGCTGGGCACCCTGGTCGCCAATCTGGGCCTGACCGACGTGGTGTTTCCCCACCCGGTGTTTCACGGCGACACCATCCGCGCCGAGTCCGAGGTGCTGGAAGTCCGCGACAGCCGCAGCCGTCCGGACGCCGGGATCGTGACCGTGGAGCACCGCGCGCTGAACCAGCGCAACGAGGTGGTCGCGCGCTGCAAACGCACGGCCCTGATGCAGAAGCGCCCCGCCTGA
- a CDS encoding thioredoxin domain-containing protein has product MNRLGQESSPYLRQHAQNPVAWWPWGDAAFAAARERDVPVLLSVGYSTCHWCHVMAHESFEDDAVAAFMNAHFVNVKVDREERPDVDAVYMAATQAMTGHGGWPMTVFLTPDGAPFYAGTYFPPQDGHGLPSFMRVMASVDRAWREERHTLLGNAQALTEHVREASRPRPSDGEVGPQALERAVGNLRRVFDEPLGGFGGAPKFPAPTTLDFLLTRPDGRLMALHTLRRMLAGGLHDQLGGGFHRYSVDEAWRVPHFEKMLYDNAQLTRTLLRAYQVSGDEAFAQAARSTLAYLQREMLGPDGGFFSAQDADTQGVEGLTFTWTPAEVRAALSDEDGALLCRHLGIMDPGNFLDPHRPEAGRRSVLFVALPVPDLALEAQRTEAELGAHLDALKARLLAERHTRPQPGTDDKVLTSWNGLALAAFADAARILQDEAYLAVAQRNAQFVRTRLRRPDGTLHHTWGGGQARVEGLMEDHALYALGLIALFQADGNLEHLHWARDLWGVVRRDFWNEEAGVFMASGGRAQVLLARQAPGFDSAVLSDNAAGALLGVWMERYFGDAAAEALARRTVSAFRADMQAAVMGFGGLWQAAAFLNAPHAEVAIIGTSQERRALEQVVAGVFLPFVALTCTEEGGDLPVLQDRPGGGRAYVCVSRACDLPTTDAGVLRGQLLRLT; this is encoded by the coding sequence ATGAACCGCCTTGGTCAGGAGAGCAGTCCGTACCTGCGGCAGCACGCTCAGAACCCGGTGGCCTGGTGGCCCTGGGGGGACGCGGCGTTCGCGGCGGCCCGGGAGCGAGACGTGCCGGTCCTGCTGTCGGTGGGGTACTCCACGTGCCACTGGTGCCACGTGATGGCGCACGAGAGTTTCGAGGATGACGCGGTCGCGGCGTTCATGAACGCTCACTTCGTGAACGTCAAGGTGGACCGCGAGGAGCGGCCCGACGTGGACGCGGTGTACATGGCCGCCACGCAGGCCATGACCGGGCACGGCGGGTGGCCGATGACGGTCTTCCTCACGCCGGACGGCGCGCCGTTCTACGCCGGGACGTACTTCCCGCCGCAGGACGGTCACGGCCTGCCCAGTTTCATGCGGGTCATGGCGAGTGTGGATCGGGCGTGGCGGGAAGAGCGGCACACCCTGCTGGGCAACGCGCAGGCGCTGACCGAGCACGTGCGGGAGGCCAGCCGGCCCCGTCCGTCGGACGGTGAGGTGGGTCCGCAGGCGCTGGAGCGGGCGGTGGGCAACCTGCGGCGGGTGTTCGATGAACCGCTGGGGGGTTTTGGGGGCGCGCCGAAATTCCCGGCGCCAACCACGCTGGATTTCCTGCTGACCCGCCCGGACGGGCGGCTGATGGCGCTGCACACCCTGCGGCGCATGCTGGCGGGCGGCCTTCACGATCAGCTGGGAGGGGGTTTTCACCGTTACAGCGTGGATGAGGCGTGGCGGGTCCCGCACTTCGAGAAGATGCTGTACGACAATGCGCAGCTCACGCGAACGCTGCTGCGCGCGTACCAGGTGAGTGGAGACGAGGCGTTCGCCCAGGCCGCCCGCAGCACCTTGGCGTACCTGCAGCGCGAGATGCTCGGCCCGGACGGCGGGTTCTTTTCCGCGCAGGATGCGGATACTCAGGGCGTGGAGGGCCTCACCTTCACCTGGACCCCGGCGGAGGTCCGGGCGGCGCTCAGTGACGAGGACGGCGCGCTGCTGTGCCGCCACCTGGGGATCATGGACCCGGGCAATTTCCTGGATCCTCACCGGCCCGAAGCAGGGCGGCGCAGCGTGCTGTTCGTGGCGCTGCCCGTGCCCGATCTGGCGCTGGAGGCGCAGCGCACCGAGGCGGAGCTGGGCGCGCACCTTGACGCGCTCAAGGCGCGGCTGCTTGCCGAGCGGCACACGCGGCCGCAGCCAGGAACGGATGACAAGGTGCTCACCTCGTGGAACGGGCTGGCGCTGGCAGCGTTCGCGGACGCCGCGCGGATCCTGCAGGATGAGGCGTATCTGGCCGTGGCGCAGCGTAACGCGCAGTTCGTCCGGACGCGCCTGCGCCGGCCGGACGGCACGCTGCACCACACCTGGGGCGGCGGGCAGGCGCGGGTGGAAGGTTTGATGGAGGATCACGCGCTGTACGCGCTGGGACTCATTGCGTTGTTCCAGGCGGACGGGAACCTCGAGCACCTGCACTGGGCGCGGGACCTGTGGGGCGTGGTGCGGCGCGACTTCTGGAATGAGGAAGCGGGGGTGTTCATGGCGTCCGGCGGGCGGGCGCAGGTGCTGCTGGCCCGGCAGGCACCGGGATTTGACAGCGCGGTGCTCTCGGACAACGCAGCGGGCGCGCTGCTGGGCGTGTGGATGGAACGGTACTTCGGGGACGCGGCGGCCGAGGCGCTTGCCCGGCGGACCGTGAGTGCGTTCCGGGCCGATATGCAGGCCGCGGTGATGGGGTTTGGGGGGCTGTGGCAGGCGGCGGCGTTCCTGAACGCGCCGCATGCGGAGGTGGCGATTATCGGTACGTCGCAGGAGCGGCGGGCGCTGGAGCAGGTGGTCGCCGGGGTGTTTCTGCCGTTCGTGGCGCTGACGTGTACAGAGGAGGGTGGGGATCTGCCTGTGCTGCAGGACCGGCCGGGTGGGGGCCGCGCGTACGTCTGCGTCAGCCGCGCGTGCGACCTGCCCACCACCGACGCCGGAGTCCTGCGGGGTCAGCTGCTGCGCCTGACCTGA
- a CDS encoding NADH:flavin oxidoreductase/NADH oxidase, with protein sequence MTQAPLLFQPLKLRTLTLPNRVVVSPMCMYSAQGGQANDFHLVHLGQYALAGTGLIFTEATAVSPEGRISPEDLGLWEDRQIAPLGRVTDFVHAQGGRIGVQLAHAGRKASTFAPWRGRGAVPPERGGWQVIGPDDHPYNEVFPQPQAMTPEDIARVTQDFLKATRRAEIAGFDAVEIHAAHGYLLHQFLSPLANSRTDEYGGSFENRTRFLLEVTRAVRDAWPYHKPLFVRLSATDWAPGGWDESQTAVLCSLLSKEGVDVIDLSSGGLTPAQQITPAPGYQTPFAAQVKAAVPDLHVMTVGMIDTPQRAEGILLNGDADLIALARPLLGDPHWVQAAARDLGAPHEVAPQYQRGTRTS encoded by the coding sequence ATGACCCAAGCGCCCCTGCTGTTCCAGCCGCTGAAACTGCGGACCCTGACCCTTCCCAACCGGGTGGTGGTGTCCCCCATGTGCATGTACTCCGCGCAAGGCGGTCAGGCGAACGACTTTCACCTCGTTCACCTCGGGCAGTACGCACTGGCCGGCACGGGGCTGATCTTCACCGAGGCCACGGCCGTGAGTCCTGAAGGGCGGATCAGCCCGGAGGACCTGGGGCTGTGGGAGGACCGGCAGATCGCGCCGCTGGGCCGCGTGACGGACTTCGTGCACGCCCAGGGCGGCCGGATCGGCGTGCAACTGGCGCACGCCGGCCGGAAGGCCAGCACGTTCGCGCCCTGGCGGGGCCGCGGAGCCGTGCCGCCCGAGCGGGGCGGGTGGCAGGTGATCGGACCGGACGACCACCCCTACAACGAGGTGTTCCCGCAGCCGCAGGCCATGACGCCCGAGGACATCGCGCGCGTCACGCAGGATTTCCTGAAGGCCACCCGCCGGGCAGAAATTGCCGGCTTCGACGCCGTGGAGATCCACGCGGCGCACGGGTACCTGCTGCATCAGTTCCTCTCGCCACTCGCCAACAGCCGCACCGACGAGTACGGCGGGTCCTTCGAGAACCGCACGCGCTTCCTGCTGGAAGTCACGCGCGCCGTGCGTGACGCCTGGCCGTACCACAAGCCGCTGTTTGTGCGCCTCAGCGCCACCGACTGGGCGCCGGGCGGGTGGGACGAGTCGCAGACGGCCGTGCTGTGCAGCCTCCTCTCGAAGGAGGGCGTGGACGTCATTGATCTCAGCAGTGGCGGCCTGACACCCGCCCAGCAGATCACGCCGGCGCCGGGCTACCAGACGCCCTTTGCGGCGCAGGTGAAGGCGGCCGTGCCGGACCTGCACGTCATGACGGTCGGCATGATCGACACTCCGCAGCGCGCCGAAGGCATCCTGCTGAACGGCGACGCCGACCTGATCGCGCTGGCCCGCCCGCTGCTGGGCGACCCGCACTGGGTGCAGGCCGCCGCGCGGGACCTGGGCGCCCCACATGAGGTGGCCCCCCAGTACCAGCGGGGCACGCGCACCAGCTGA
- a CDS encoding chromate transporter translates to MTADPLDIFLTFTRLGLVSFGGANLPEIERVLVDQKHWITPQVLANGFALGQVMPGPNMLAMTHYGFAAGGWPGALAATLGFYGPTALLSALAILAWQRLSRWRWLPAVRSALLPFGAGVMLAGVLVLTRGSLHSWTGVLIAAAAFALLQGTRVNAAVVVIGAAALGALIGL, encoded by the coding sequence ATGACAGCCGACCCGCTCGACATTTTCCTGACCTTCACGCGCCTGGGGCTCGTGAGTTTCGGCGGGGCGAACCTGCCGGAGATTGAACGGGTCCTGGTGGACCAGAAGCACTGGATTACGCCGCAGGTGCTCGCCAACGGATTCGCGCTTGGGCAGGTGATGCCTGGCCCGAATATGCTCGCCATGACCCACTACGGGTTTGCCGCAGGCGGCTGGCCGGGCGCGCTGGCCGCCACGCTGGGCTTCTACGGTCCCACCGCGCTGCTCAGCGCCCTCGCCATTCTCGCGTGGCAGCGGCTGAGCCGCTGGCGCTGGCTGCCTGCCGTGCGCAGCGCCCTGCTGCCGTTCGGGGCGGGGGTGATGCTCGCGGGCGTGCTGGTTCTCACGCGCGGCAGCCTGCACAGCTGGACGGGCGTCCTGATCGCCGCCGCGGCGTTCGCGCTGCTTCAGGGCACCCGCGTGAATGCCGCCGTGGTTGTCATTGGGGCCGCGGCGCTCGGCGCATTGATTGGCCTGTAG
- a CDS encoding Crp/Fnr family transcriptional regulator: MARLDDLKLSPLFQNVPQEALQEAVQVTTERQYRAGQAILEQDAEGEALHLITRGVVRVSRVSLGSRERVMGDLYAPAVVGETAVLGGGERSATVRALTDVTTLMLYRTHFKQILRRHPDVLWNLSAMLVRRVTFLNDELIAFGLNTEAALSHVFTNLYRQRVRAGVPTPEVLPLGTQDIMQRISSSRETVSRVMRKLSEAQLLTYNGQQVTLLDVDGLMSITLEEAEGLE, from the coding sequence ATGGCCCGGCTGGACGACCTCAAACTTTCCCCCCTCTTTCAGAACGTTCCGCAGGAAGCGCTGCAGGAGGCCGTGCAGGTCACCACGGAACGCCAGTACCGGGCTGGTCAGGCCATCCTGGAGCAGGACGCCGAGGGCGAAGCGCTGCACCTCATCACGCGCGGCGTGGTCCGGGTGTCCCGCGTCAGCCTGGGCAGCCGTGAACGCGTGATGGGTGACCTGTACGCTCCGGCCGTGGTGGGGGAGACGGCCGTGCTCGGCGGCGGGGAACGCAGCGCCACGGTGCGCGCCCTGACCGACGTAACCACCCTGATGCTGTACCGCACGCACTTCAAGCAGATCCTGCGTCGCCATCCGGACGTCCTGTGGAACCTCAGCGCCATGCTCGTGCGGCGGGTCACGTTCCTGAACGACGAACTGATCGCGTTCGGCCTGAACACCGAAGCGGCCCTGAGTCACGTGTTCACGAACCTGTACCGCCAGCGTGTCCGGGCGGGCGTGCCCACGCCTGAAGTGCTGCCCCTGGGCACGCAGGACATCATGCAGCGTATCTCCTCCAGCCGCGAGACGGTCTCCCGCGTGATGCGCAAACTCTCCGAAGCGCAACTCCTGACGTACAACGGCCAGCAGGTCACGCTGCTGGACGTGGACGGCCTCATGAGCATCACCCTTGAGGAAGCTGAAGGCCTGGAGTAG
- a CDS encoding HpcH/HpaI aldolase/citrate lyase family protein has translation MTATRLSRPRSLLFAPGNRADLVAKLPRSAPDAVVIDLEDAILGTPDAKEAARPVARDAARELIAAAPHLPVFVRVNAVHSPYFAEDLTVLTPELAGVIIPKVESVADVREVVNALATHGLSLPLLAGLETGAGVWNAHDILREGAVRWTYFGAEDYTTDLGGRRTPGGLEVLYARSQVALAARLTGVAALDIVVPRLNDEPAFREDAALGRALGYAGKLCIHPAQVALAHDLFGATEAEKTRARALLAAAHDASLSGHGAFAFEGQMVDEPMLAAARAILAGSDT, from the coding sequence GTGACCGCCACCCGGCTGAGCCGCCCACGCAGCCTGCTGTTCGCTCCCGGAAACCGCGCTGACCTGGTGGCCAAATTGCCCCGCAGCGCTCCAGACGCCGTGGTAATCGACCTGGAAGACGCCATTCTCGGCACGCCCGACGCCAAGGAGGCCGCGCGGCCGGTGGCGCGAGACGCGGCGCGGGAGCTGATTGCCGCCGCGCCGCACCTCCCGGTGTTTGTGCGTGTCAACGCCGTGCACTCGCCGTACTTCGCGGAGGACCTCACGGTACTGACACCGGAACTGGCCGGCGTGATCATCCCGAAGGTGGAGTCCGTGGCCGACGTGCGTGAGGTCGTGAACGCCCTGGCGACGCACGGCCTGAGTCTGCCACTGCTGGCGGGACTGGAGACCGGCGCTGGCGTCTGGAACGCCCATGACATCCTGCGCGAAGGCGCCGTGCGCTGGACGTACTTCGGTGCGGAAGACTACACCACCGACCTCGGTGGCCGCCGCACCCCCGGTGGCCTGGAAGTGCTGTACGCCCGGTCACAGGTGGCCCTCGCCGCCCGCCTGACCGGCGTGGCCGCCCTGGACATCGTGGTACCGCGCCTGAACGACGAACCCGCCTTCCGTGAGGACGCCGCGCTGGGCCGCGCGCTCGGGTACGCCGGGAAGCTCTGCATTCACCCGGCGCAGGTGGCCCTGGCGCACGACCTGTTCGGCGCCACCGAAGCCGAGAAGACGCGCGCCCGCGCCCTGCTGGCCGCCGCACACGACGCCAGCCTCAGCGGTCACGGCGCGTTCGCTTTTGAAGGTCAGATGGTGGATGAACCGATGCTGGCCGCCGCACGCGCCATCCTGGCCGGCAGCGACACCTGA